The Tessaracoccus timonensis sequence GGCCAAGACACCACCATCGAGGCGTTCTACGATGCCGCAATCGACCGTGGCCAAGAGGCGTTACTGAAGTCATACCTGGGACTTGACCAATCATTGCGCCCGGATGGCACCGGTCAAGTGCACATCCGCTGCGGGGCACGCTCGGCCGGATATCCTAGTCAGGCCGCGTGGCTTGCCTTCGAGGTCCTGCGCTCCTCGGATGGCGACGACGATCTGCTCTCGGAAGTGTCGCCGAAGGGCCTCGTCACTCTTCAGGCTCACCAAAACGCGGTGTCCCAACGGTCCCGAGAGATAGGTGAGCGCCTTGGTCTTCCGGAAACACTCATTACAGCCCTCGAACAAGCGGGATTGCACCACGACGATGGAAAGGCTGATGAACGCTTCCAGCAATGGCTCTCTCAGGGTACTTCTAACGGAGGTCTCGAGATAGCAAAAAGCGCACTCGATGTACTCCCCTTGCGGCAGACTCGGTTCTTGCCAGCAGGGTGGCGACATGAGCAGCTGTCCGTCGTGATGACGTACGCCGCGGATCACGAAGTCAGTCCATTGGTCCTCCGACTGGTCGGTACAAGCCATGGTCAAGGCCGCGCTGGTTTTGTGATGGGGTCTCAATCATTGCTACCGCAAGGAGCTCCCGAAGCCTTACGCAATGCGGCACACGAGCTGTTCGATCTCGGTCGGTGGGACTCGCTCATGGCCGGCCTGGATCGATACTGGGGCATCTGGGCCATCGCTTGGCTCGAGGCCGTTCTGCGGTCAGCAGATGTGACCGTCTCAAAGGAGGGGAGCTGACGTGCAGAGTCATGTCGTGACGTTGGCAGGAAGCCACCAAGTTCTCTTGGCGCATATGTCGTTGCTTGGCACCGCCTTGATTTTGGAAGACGCGATTGGTCCAGGCAAGGTGGTCCTGCGCTGGACTGATGAGGTGGATCCCCGACCTCAGCTGGGCGTTCTGGAAGCTACTCCAGCGATAATCGGGGATTTGATTCGTGAGCACGCATCGGGCCACGCGAGTGGTTCCGACACGTGGTTGGAAGCGGTCGACCCGAACGTGGGTTCACTCTTCTCGACGCGGACGAAGGCACCAAACTCCGACGAGGCCTGGATCCGGGTCCTTAATGTCAGAGCATCCTCAGCCAATGATCTGCGAGACCTTGATTCTCAGATGGTCGTAGGGCTAGGTGAGCGTGCTTGGTGGTACATGGAAGGCAAGCAACAGCGGCCAGATCGCGGCGCGTCTGCCTGGGAAATGCGCACCCGTAATAGGGGGGTCGAGTTCGTCGCCGGCACGTTGCTACCGCTTGCGAACGCGATGGCGAGCAGAACACCCCAACAAGTGTTAGACGGGCTCACCGGTATCTCGGTAAATGATGAAACCGGCAAGAACAAGCCGGATTCCAGGACTGCCACTGGCCTCGCGGCACCCGGCCCGACCGACTCAGCGATTGCATGGACCGCTCTCTGGGGCCTTGCCGCGATGCCCGTATGGCATCACCCTCAAGCACGGTCAACATCCTCGGCATCGCTCCCACCCAAACGTGGCCGCAGAGGACAGCTCCTCATGCCAATGGCCACGCAATGGGTCACGCCTGCACGCGCGCAGATGGCGATACGTTCACGAGCCTTGCTAGATGCAGCCCAACCCGACGTTGACGGTGTCGAGGTAGGAACTACAGCACTCGCTGCTCGCCGGCAGCTGGCAGAGTGGGGCTTCTTCACGTTACTGCGTTTCCCTGTCCAGGTCAGCGGGAGCACATCAGCCCCGGAACGGCGCGCGCTCGCTGCCGTCGTAGTAGGAGCCACCGATGACTTCAGAGGATGACTCCATCCCAATCAGTCTCATAGCAAACTGGGTCTTTTGCCCTCGCCGAGCTTGGTTAGAGGCCGTGGGGGAGGCGCCTCCTCAAGTGGCGCAGATTGCTGAAGGGACAGAAGCCCACCAGGTCACAGACGTGCCAAAGGAGCGGGCTGCTGACTTGCGCTCAGTGAATGTGCGCCACACACAGCTGGGCTTCCATGGCAGGATCGATCGTCTCGAACGATTGGAATCCGGTGCGCTTCGGGTGGTCGAGTACAAGGCGACCCCAGTCAAGCAATCACCTTCAATCACAGATGCCAACCGCATACAGCTGACTCTTCAGGTGATGGCACTTGAATCGGACGGAGAGCTTGTAGCTGGGGCTGATATTTACTTCACCTCCCATCACCGGAGAGTCCCCGTCGAGTTGTCCACAGAAGACCGAGAGGTAGCCGAACAGGCTATCTCTGCAACTCGATCCATGCTGGAGGGACAGACCCCTCCCAAGCCGCTGGTTGATGATCCCAAATGCATGAGTTGCTCGCACGCCAGCATTTGTCTTCCAGACGAGCACCAACTGCAACAGATCCGGCGTCGCATCATCCCTCCTGACTCAGCTTCTCAGCCGCTTCACCTGACTGCTGCTGGAAGTAGAGCTCGGCTTTCGAAGGGCCGATTGATCGTGGATGTAAGGGGCGAGCAACTAGCTTCCGTGCCAATAGAGCGAGTCGCTTCTGTCACGGTTCATGGCAATGTTGACCTTTCAGGTGCGCTTGTTCGGGAGCTGCTCTGGCGCGGCATCCCGATCGTCTGGTGCACCGGTTCAGGGCGCGTTGTCGGTTGGGCTAGCGGTGCTACTCCCCCCAATGGCGGCGCACGCTTCAAACAGTTCGCAGCCTCAGCTGATGGAAGAATCGATCTCGCGCGTGAGATGGTCAGCGCCAAGGTGGGGAATCAGGCGACAATCTTGCGTCGCTTTGGCGGCAACAATGAGATCGTGGGGGAATTGCGTCGCTTATCTCGTTCAGCGCTGGATGCGCCGTCGTTGTCACAGCTATTTGGGGCGGAAGGCAAGGCCGCGGCTCACTACTTCGAACTGTTCCCAACTTTGCTCACTGGCTCGGTCGATGGATCGATCGCAGAGAGCTTTCCAGGACGAGTGGGCCGAGGCGCAGTAGATCCCCTGAATGTCTCCCTCAACTACTGCTACGGACTCCTCTTGGGGGAAGTGACCCGAGCGGTCCTGGCGTGCGGACTCGACCCTCATGCAGGTGTCCTGCACAGCTCAAAGCGCAACAAGCCCGCGCTGGCGCTGGATCTCATGGAGGAGTTCCGAGCTCCTGTGGCTGACGCAGCGGTACTCGCTGCATTCAACAATGGGGAATTGCGGTCGCGGTCGTTCACCAACGTACTGGAAGGGACGAGACTCACGCCGGAGGGGCGCAAGAAACTAATCGCCGCTCATGAGCGGCGGATGTCTACGGAGTTCACCCACCCGCTCTTCAAGTACCGAGTTTCTTGGCGACGCGCCATCGAAGTGCAGGCAAGGCTCTTTCTAGGCGTTGTCGACGGCACTCAGCCCAGCTATAAGGGAGTTCGCGTACGATGACCGGACGAGATCGTGTCAAGCGCACGCTGATTGCTTACGACATCCCAGATGATCGACGGCGGGCTAAGGTCGCCAAGATTCTTCTGGGGTTCGGTGACCGGGTGCAGTATTCGGTGTTTGTTGTTGATCTCCTCCCTGCCGCATTGATTCGGCTACGGAGCCTTCTCAGTAATGCCATTGATGGCAACGACGACAGCGTGCTGATGTGTGATCTAGGCTTTCTGACGACGTTGTCTGATGCGCAGTTTTACTATCTCGGTCGAACGCGTGAAATCACTGAAGAAGGGCCGCTCATCATTTGAGTCAGCGCGAGACCTGCATCGAGGCGTGTCTCTCACAAGCACCCCTCGCACTGCATAGATGCTTGTCAACTACATAGTGTGAACTGTTCTTCTAGTATTTGTCTTGGCAACGCCGGGGAACTACCCGAACCTCTCGCAAGACCGTGTAAAGTCCCATGTCAGCCAACAGATTTTCAGCCTGCTGTCTCCGCTCCTTCATGGAGCGGACTTCGTTGAGGCATCTTCACGCACACGCGCAGAAACCATGTTCATTAACGTCTCCGCTCCTTCATGGAGCGGACTTCGTTGAGGCCGATAGTGTTGCTCGCGATTTCGAACACGCCGCACCAGTCTCCGCTCCTTCATGGAGCGGACTTCGTTGAGGCTCGTCTGAATGGAATCCACAATCGGAATGTTCTGATAGGTCTCCGCTCCTTCATGGAGCGGACTTCGTTGAGGCTTTTCACGCGTCACCCGGGCATGCAGACGATCCAGGCGTCTCCGCTCCTTCATGGAGCGGACTTCGTTGAGGCAACAACCATGTCGGCGACGCGATCATCGACGTCGAGGAAGAGGGTCTCCGCTCCTTCATGGAGCCGACTTCGTTGAGGCTGGCACTTTCAGCCCCCCAGCGAAAAAACCACTATCAGGTCTCCGCTCCTTCATGGAGCGGACTTCGTTGAGGCGGCAAAGTCATTGTTGAAGCCGGCGAATCAGCTGAGGTCTCCGCTCCTTCATGGAGCGGACTTCGTTGAGGCCGAACGTCGGAGATCTCCGAGTCGTCTTGGATCAGTCTCCGCTCCTTCATGGAGCGGACTTCGTTGAGGCAACACAGATTGGTGGCCGCTATGAGCGACTCGAGAAAAGTCTCCGCTCCTTCATGGAGCGGACTTCGTTGAGGCCAGAGGTCGAGTGCACGGTGCTTCGCGGCCTCGTGGTCTCCGCTCCTTCATGGAGCGGACTTCGTTGAGGCTACGACGACCTGCACGCCAAGATCGGTGACGACGGGGTCTCCGCTCCTTCACGGAGCGGACTTCGTTGAGGCGATCGGAGCTCGTTTGAAGAGCGCGACGCGATCTTGTCTCCGCTCCTTCATGGAGCGGACTTCGTTGAGGCAGGCCTCCTAGCAGGGGATCGTTGGAGGGCGCGC is a genomic window containing:
- a CDS encoding CRISPR-associated endonuclease Cas4/Cas1 — translated: MTSEDDSIPISLIANWVFCPRRAWLEAVGEAPPQVAQIAEGTEAHQVTDVPKERAADLRSVNVRHTQLGFHGRIDRLERLESGALRVVEYKATPVKQSPSITDANRIQLTLQVMALESDGELVAGADIYFTSHHRRVPVELSTEDREVAEQAISATRSMLEGQTPPKPLVDDPKCMSCSHASICLPDEHQLQQIRRRIIPPDSASQPLHLTAAGSRARLSKGRLIVDVRGEQLASVPIERVASVTVHGNVDLSGALVRELLWRGIPIVWCTGSGRVVGWASGATPPNGGARFKQFAASADGRIDLAREMVSAKVGNQATILRRFGGNNEIVGELRRLSRSALDAPSLSQLFGAEGKAAAHYFELFPTLLTGSVDGSIAESFPGRVGRGAVDPLNVSLNYCYGLLLGEVTRAVLACGLDPHAGVLHSSKRNKPALALDLMEEFRAPVADAAVLAAFNNGELRSRSFTNVLEGTRLTPEGRKKLIAAHERRMSTEFTHPLFKYRVSWRRAIEVQARLFLGVVDGTQPSYKGVRVR
- the cas2 gene encoding CRISPR-associated endonuclease Cas2, with the translated sequence MTGRDRVKRTLIAYDIPDDRRRAKVAKILLGFGDRVQYSVFVVDLLPAALIRLRSLLSNAIDGNDDSVLMCDLGFLTTLSDAQFYYLGRTREITEEGPLII